From one Flavobacteriales bacterium genomic stretch:
- a CDS encoding amidohydrolase, whose translation MAELFSIDIHTHILPEDIPDFGARYGYRGFIHLDHHKPGCARMMMDDKFFREVHANCWDPRVRIEECDAHHVQVQVLSTVPVMFSYWAKPHDTLDLSMFLNDHIAGIVRRWPARFVGLGTVPMQEPDLAIKELERCRAIGLAGIQIGTHINGMNLGEPRLRQVFQACEELGMAVFVHPWDMMGADRMDKYWMPWLVGMPVETTTAIVSMIFSGLFEKLPKLRVAFAHGGGSFPATLGRIEHGFLMRPDLCAVDNNVNPRAYLGRFWIDALVHDPAVLKHVVDLFGANRVAMGTDYPFPLGELVPGELIKGMPYDAAMKEILLSGAALEWLAMDRSAFVR comes from the coding sequence ATGGCCGAACTGTTCTCCATCGACATCCACACGCACATCCTGCCGGAGGACATCCCGGATTTCGGTGCGCGCTACGGCTATCGGGGCTTCATCCACCTCGATCACCACAAGCCGGGCTGCGCGCGCATGATGATGGACGACAAGTTCTTCCGCGAGGTGCATGCCAATTGCTGGGACCCGCGCGTGCGGATCGAGGAGTGCGACGCGCACCACGTGCAGGTGCAGGTGCTGAGCACCGTTCCGGTGATGTTCAGCTACTGGGCCAAGCCGCACGATACGCTCGACCTCTCGATGTTCCTGAATGACCACATCGCGGGTATCGTCCGTCGTTGGCCAGCCCGGTTCGTCGGGCTCGGAACCGTTCCCATGCAGGAGCCGGATCTCGCGATCAAGGAACTGGAGCGCTGCAGGGCAATCGGACTCGCGGGCATCCAGATCGGCACCCACATCAACGGCATGAACCTCGGTGAGCCGCGCCTGCGGCAGGTGTTCCAAGCCTGCGAGGAACTTGGCATGGCGGTGTTCGTGCATCCATGGGACATGATGGGTGCCGACCGCATGGATAAGTACTGGATGCCCTGGCTCGTGGGCATGCCCGTGGAGACCACCACCGCCATCGTGAGCATGATCTTCAGCGGGCTCTTCGAGAAACTGCCGAAGCTGCGCGTGGCCTTCGCGCACGGTGGCGGATCCTTCCCCGCCACGCTAGGCCGCATCGAGCACGGCTTCCTCATGCGTCCGGATCTCTGCGCTGTGGACAACAACGTGAACCCGCGCGCTTACCTCGGCCGCTTCTGGATCGACGCGCTGGTGCATGACCCCGCCGTGCTGAAGCATGTGGTCGATCTCTTCGGGGCGAACCGGGTGGCCATGGGCACAGATTATCCGTTCCCCTTGGGCGAGCTCGTTCCCGGCGAGCTCATCAAGGGCATGCCCTACGATGCGGCCATGAAGGAGATTCTGCTCAGCGGTGCCGCGCTCGAATGGCTCGCCATGGATCGCTCGGCATTCGTGCGTTGA
- a CDS encoding 3-hydroxyanthranilate 3,4-dioxygenase produces MPIRRPFNLQQWIADNRDLLKPPVGNKNLYADAGDYIVMIVGGPNARKDYHFNETEELFYQLEGDIEVGIQEDGKAVTVPIKQGEMFLLPANVPHQPRRGPNTVGLVIEVKRDDREMLDGLQWYCEQCNNRLHEYRFVLHDIEKDFLPRFREFYASTDLRTCKKCGYVMEADPRFV; encoded by the coding sequence ATGCCCATCCGCCGCCCATTCAATCTTCAGCAATGGATCGCCGACAACCGCGACCTGCTGAAACCGCCAGTCGGCAACAAGAACCTCTACGCCGATGCCGGTGATTACATCGTCATGATCGTCGGGGGCCCCAATGCCCGCAAGGATTACCACTTCAACGAGACCGAGGAGCTCTTCTACCAGCTCGAAGGCGATATCGAAGTGGGCATCCAAGAGGACGGCAAGGCGGTGACCGTCCCGATCAAGCAAGGCGAGATGTTCCTTCTGCCTGCCAATGTCCCGCACCAGCCGCGTCGCGGGCCGAACACTGTGGGCCTGGTGATCGAGGTGAAGCGTGACGACCGCGAGATGCTCGACGGCCTGCAGTGGTACTGCGAGCAGTGCAACAACCGCTTGCATGAGTACCGCTTCGTGCTGCACGACATCGAGAAGGACTTCCTGCCACGATTCCGGGAATTCTACGCGAGCACGGACCTGCGCACCTGCAAGAAATGCGGCTACGTGATGGAGGCCGACCCACGCTTCGTGTAG